A DNA window from Trypanosoma brucei brucei TREU927 chromosome 10, whole genome shotgun sequence contains the following coding sequences:
- a CDS encoding ubiquitin-conjugating enzyme variant Kua homologue, putative, producing the protein MSIDVVPATETAAAATTTATYMDNIISVRKANAKKLAGGYTQTKRIAEICYFSLAVCLWMRNVAIVVLYLLHSSESSSNQLLWSPLMILSAMVLSDFISGVAHWSFDTWGTPETFLFGNFIRSFREHHVNQMAMTKHDFIETNADTTLPLIPVLLIQLYFLGCNSKNNSTFRYNIDNDNAGFHVFFLTFALFIGMTNELHKWAHLPAPHPFARLLMSCRIVLTRKSHRRHHRGSYDRSYCITTGWLNAPLDRVDFWRKAEAVVTALTGAVPRANDRELLGVRHKEETDGEGCNEEFGGL; encoded by the coding sequence ATGTCGATAGATGTGGTTCCTGCTACCGAAACCGCTGCAGCTGCAACCACTACCGCTACTTACATGGACAACATTATTTCTGTTCGAAAGGCCAACGCAAAGAAACTCGCTGGTGGTTATACTCAAACGAAACGAATAGCAGAAATTTGTTACTTCTCCTTAGCGGTTTGCCTTTGGATGAGAAACGTTGCAATTGTGGTACTCTATTTACTGCACAGTAGCGAATCGTCTTCCAATCAGTTATTATGGAGCCCACTGATGATTCTGTCGGCTATGGTATTGTCTGACTTCATTAGCGGCGTGGCCCACTGGAGTTTTGATACGTGGGGAACCCCGGAGACATTTCTGTTCGGTAACTTTATACGCTCCTTCCGGGAGCATCACGTTAACCAAATGGCCATGACCAAACACGATTTTATTGAGACGAATGCCGACACAACTTTACCCCTGATCCCTGTGTTACTGATCCAATTATACTTCCTAGGTTGCAATTCCAAGAATAATTCAACATTCCGATACAACATCGACAATGACAACGCTGGTTTCCATGTATTTTTCCTTACTTTCGCACTTTTCATTGGTATGACTAATGAGCTTCACAAATGGGCTCACCTGCCGGCGCCGCATCCCTTCGCTCGCCTGCTCATGTCGTGTAGAATTGTTCTCACACGTAAAAGTCACCGCAGGCATCATCGTGGGAGTTATGACCGCAGTTATTGCATTACAACTGGGTGGTTGAATGCCCCGCTTGACCGAGTTGACTTTTGGCGGAAGGCCGAGGCAGTTGTAACGGCATTGACGGGTGCGGTTCCACGGGCAAATGATAGGGAGTTGTTAGGCGTAcgacataaagaagaaacggacGGGGAGGGTTGCAATGAGGAATTTGGAGGGTTGTGA
- a CDS encoding vacuolar protein sorting-associated protein 35, putative → MYGHVVVEEPPTVLSLQGPLLTPQQEQEKWLCDSLETVKEVEAEMKLYIRRREQRNVWNAAAKMLAEMRTDVLAPQYYYELYLKVFDVLQVLHQFVEDEYREGCSLEEMYDVVQHTGSIVPRLYLLITVGSVAIKSGEQPAVEIMRDLVEMCKGVQHPTRGMFLRHYLLTVTKNRLPGEGGYTGSKSTEGGGGTVDETIELLLQNFKEMNWLWIRMDLKGQQRTGDQQRTQQRARRDRKELCVLVGMNIVRLAQLDGVERETYQTSILPRLLQIIVGYRESLAQQYLFEVVVQVFPDEFHLFSLEQLLAALGQLQSKVDVSAILSALLQRLGKYAELMNEGVAEAGSSTEKELLMTMFDTVKTRLDDMADATKTALQALHGGDVNTQGKDGVEGVSILSGKSKHPYMLTFFSYIKSMYSLAELALKVNPATAPQNIGLIFTGIANRLPPALEQNIMLGVGRLIIRVIECLKDPSVVLDLEGIDVLVQPLCASTRRSIALALCTACLHSPSYRISTIKLAARLFELIAPLVYDEGDVAGGSNQPEKPVQEGTTFTGETQIDEKSAEEQQLVCRVLHLLQCDDVGIQAKIMNGVRKQLTKGGPQRIVATLPTLLSMYMQLALRVMKGATVTLDPDTAEAGEEERGSGGEGKPTENVEKTKSVTTFDMEEARALCSKIFHFVHSGDGKGVLEVLAGEAPQQAFYLYLSSAATADVCELSEVIYEHFVSAFQIYEQSGVDMSEQIAMVGYAVAQLHALHSLPEETYELLATKVCQYSSKLLRKSDQSRLVALCAHLFWKKDLSQDSNNRIVECLQRALKIANHAASQQSKQQQQLFVELLNLFLHYYAGRAPGVTARHVTGLLDLAQDSLTKLKQQDDGEDNENEDEKDRSVKGETSEEVRRYYDNTIQYIRTRQEVDERWKEIGMTEGEGEAADNE, encoded by the coding sequence ATGTACGGCCATGTTGTGGTGGAGGAGCCACCAACAGTTTTATCCCTTCAGGGACCACTTCTTACACCACAGCAGGAGCAGGAGAAATGGCTCTGTGATTCGCTTGAGACGGTGAAGGAGGTTGAAGCCGAAATGAAACTGTACATCCGCCGCCGAGAGCAGCGTAACGTGTGGAATGCAGCAGCGAAAATGTTAGCGGAGATGCGAACCGATGTTCTAGCTCCACAGTATTATTATGAGCTTTACTTGAAGGTATTTGACGTACTACAGGTTCTACATCAGTTTGTGGAAGATGAATATCGAGAGGGGTGCTCGCTGGAGGAGATGTATGATGTGGTGCAGCACACGGGGAGTATTGTCCCACGTTTGTATCTGCTGATCACCGTTGGGTCGGTGGCCATCAAGTCAGGGGAACAACCGGCTGTTGAAATAATGCGCGATTTGGTGGAAATGTGCAAAGGCGTACAGCACCCCACGCGCGGGATGTTCCTTCGCCACTATTTGCTAACTGTGACGAAGAACAGACTACCAGGTGAAGGCGGTTACACAGGTTCTAAGTCCACAGAGGGCGGAGGCGGGACGGTAGATGAAACGATTGAGCTGCTTCTGCAAAACTTCAAAGAAATGAACTGGCTGTGGATCCGCATGGATCTAAAGGGGCAACAACGTACTGGGGACCAGCAGCGAACACAACAGCGGGCGCGCAGGGATCGAAAGGAGTTGTGTGTACTCGTTGGCATGAACATTGTGCGTCTcgctcagcttgacggtgtGGAGCGCGAAACTTATCAAACCTCCATACTTCCGCGTCTCCTTCAAATAATTGTGGGTTATCGTGAGTCACTTGCGCAACAGTACCTTTTTGAGGTGGTTGTGCAGGTGTTTCCTGACGAGTTCCATCTGTTCAGTCTTGAACAGTTACTCGCTGCTCTGGGGCAGCTTCAGTCCAAGGTGGATGTAAGTGCCATACTTTCTGCGCTATTGCAACGGTTGGGAAAGTATGCTGAGTTGATGAATGAGGGAGTGGCGGAAGCCGGAAGCAGTACCGAGAAGGAACTGTTGATGACGATGTTTGATACAGTGAAAACTCGTCTTGACGACATGGCAGATGCTACCAAGACCGCTCTCCAAGCCCTGCACGGCGGCGACGTAAATACCCAAGGGAAGGATGGGGTAGAGGGCGTCTCCATTCTTTCCGGCAAGAGCAAGCATCCATACATGttaactttcttttcgtaCATTAAGTCAATGTACAGTTTGGCTGAACTTGCGCTCAAAGTAAACCCCGCTACGGCTCCACAAAATATTGGGCTTATTTTCACGGGCATTGCGAACCGTTTGCCTCCCGCACTTGAACAAAACATAATGCTTGGGGTGGGCCGTCTCATTATCCGCGTGATAGAGTGCCTGAAAGATCCTAGCGTGGTGCTGGACCTTGAGGGCATTGATGTGTTGGTACAACCTCTGTGCGCCTCCACACGTCGCTCCATCGCTCTTGCACTCTGTACAGCATGCTTGCATTCCCCCTCGTATCGAATTTCTACCATCAAGTTGGCTGCGCGGCTGTTTGAACTTATTGCGCCACTCGTATACGACGAAGGCGATGTTGCGGGGGGAAGCAACCAGCCTGAAAAACCTGTCCAGGAGGGTACAACTTTTACCGGTGAAACTCAAATCGACGAGAAGAGTGCGGAGGAACAACAGCTTGTCTGTCGTGTGCTTCATTTACTACAGTGTGACGATGTAGGGATTCAAGCGAAGATAATGAACGGTGTGAGGAAACAACTGACAAAAGGTGGGCCGCAGCGGATTGTAGCCACTTTGCCGACGCTTTTGTCCATGTATATGCAGTTGGCACTGCGCGTCATGAAAGGGGCCACGGTGACGCTAGATCCCGACACAGCAGAAgcaggggaggaggagagagggagtggtggggaggggaaaccGACCGAAAAcgtagaaaaaacaaaatccgTTACCACTTTTGACATGGAGGAGGCTAGGGCTCTGTGTTCTAAGATATTCCATTTTGTTCATTCTGGTGATGGCAAGGGTGTATTGGAGGTACTCGCGGGTGAGGCCCCACAGCAAGCATTCTACCTCTACCTTTCTAGTGCTGCGACGGCAGACGTATGTGAGCTTTCCGAGGTGATCTACGAACATTTTGTGAGTGCGTTTCAAATATATGAACAATCCGGTGTTGACATGAGCGAGCAAATTGCAATGGTCGGGTACGCCGTGGCGCAACTGCATGCCTTACACTCGCTGCCAGAGGAAACATATGAGCTTTTGGCTACCAAGGTGTGCCAATATTCTTCCAAGCTGTTGCGTAAGAGTGATCAGAGCCGCCTTGTAGCTCTTTGTGCACATCTCTTCTGGAAAAAAGACCTTTCACAGGACAGTAATAATCGCATTGTGGAATGCCTACAGCGAGCGCTGAAGATTGCTAACCATGCGGCTTCTCAACAAtcaaagcagcaacagcaactgtTCGTAGAGTTGCTTAACCTTTTCCTACACTACTATGCTGGACGTGCCCCTGGTGTCACCGCTCGGCACGTCACCGGTCTTCTTGATCTCGCACAGGACTCTCTCACCAAGCTTAAGCAACAAGACGATGGTGAAGATAACGAGAATGAAGATGAAAAGGACAGGAGTGTCAAGGGGGAGACTAGTGAAGAGGTGCGGCGGTACTACGACAACACAATTCAGTACATTCGTACACGGCAGGAAGTTGATGAGCGGTGGAAGGAAATTGGCATGACAGAGGGAGAAGGCGAGGCCGCTGATAATGAGTAG